In Gossypium arboreum isolate Shixiya-1 chromosome 6, ASM2569848v2, whole genome shotgun sequence, the following are encoded in one genomic region:
- the LOC108485433 gene encoding uncharacterized protein LOC108485433 — protein sequence MATSVKNNSLPPSLISNLNQVLLSRQQHTIDHQSTNSSSLPSHSRNVDEPGCSKPLLLITNCEGIDSPGLIFLVQALLSDARFTLHVCAPQSDKSVAGHSLTVRETVAVCSVEMSGATGFEVSGTPVDCVSLALSGALFSWSKPVLVISGINRGSSYGRNMFYSGAVAAAREALICGVPSLCLSFNWKKDVSSESDLKNAADLCLPLISAAVRDIERGKFPESCFLNIEIPSSPLANKGFKLTRQSLWRSPLSWKAVSANRHPAAGQYLSNQQSLGIKLAQLSRDASAAGAARRLNSHRKNVEIESVGIAGKFNGQQTVKKYFRLELLEKETEKADDNLDFKAVEDGYVAVTPLSLSSTDQSKIETEVSSWISAALGKEKWN from the exons ATGGCAACTTCCGTGAAGAACAACTCACTACCTCCTTCTTTGATCTCGAATCTCAATCAAGTTCTTTTATCACGACAACAACACACCATTGATCATCAATCCACCAACTCCTCTTCATTACCTTCCCATTCACGCAATGTCGACGAGCCAGGTTGTTCTAAACCACTGCTTCTCATCACCAATTGCGAAGGAATCGATTCACCAGGACTCATTTTCCTCGTTCAAGCTCTGCTCTCTGACGCTCGCTTCACTCTCCATGTCTGCGCTCCTCAATC GGACAAATCGGTTGCCGGTCATTCCCTGACGGTGCGAGAGACGGTTGCAGTATGTTCGGTTGAAATGAGCGGTGCCACTGGTTTTGAAGTTTCAG GAACTCCTGTGGACTGTGTCTCCTTAGCTCTGTCTGGAGCATTGTTTTCATGGTCAAAGCCTGTTTTG GTGATTAGTGGAATTAACAGAGGATCAAGCTATGGTCGCAACAT GTTCTACTCAGGAGCTGTTGCTGCAGCTAGAGAGGCACTAATTTGTGGTGTGCCATCACTTTGTTTATCATTCAACTG GAAGAAAGATGTTAGCAGTGAAAGTGATTTGAAAAATGCAGCCGATCTTTGTTTGCCTTTAATATCAGCGGCTGTAAGAGATATTGAGAGGGGAAAGTTCCCAGAAAGTTGCTTTCTGAATATAGAAATCCCATCTTCTCCCCTAGCAAACAAG GGATTCAAACTGACCAGGCAGAGCTTATGGAGGTCACCTTTAAGCTGGAAAGCTGTATCAGCAAATAGGCACCCTGCTGCAGGCCAATACCTGTCGAATCAGCAAAGTCTTGGTATTAAACTTGCACAACTCAGCCGGGATGCCTCCGCTGCC GGTGCAGCGAGGCGCTTGAACTCGCATAGGAAGAATGTTGAGATTGAATCTGTTGGTATTGCTGGGAAATTTAATGGCCAACAaacagttaaaaaatactttcgCTTAGAG TTATTGGAGAAGGAGACAGAAAAGGCAGATGATAATTTAGATTTTAAAGCAGTAGAAGACGGATAT GTTGCTGTAACTCCTTTATCTTTATCTTCAACCGATCAATCCAAGATTGAAACTGAGGTTTCAAGCTGGATCTCTGCTGCACTTGGCAAGGAAAAATGGAACTAG